DNA from Gephyromycinifex aptenodytis:
CTCCTTGAACTTCGTCGCGGACGTCGAGCCCTTGACGGAGCACATCTTCTTGCCGGACATGGCGTCGGGGCCGTCGATGGGGGAGTCGGTCTTGACGAGAAGGTCCTGGCCGGCGACGAAGTACGGGCCGGCGAAGTCGATGTCCTTCTTGCGGGCGTCGGTGATGGAGTAGGTGCCGACGATGTAGTCGACCTTGCCCGTCTTGAGGAAGGTCTCGCGCTGGGAGGAGACCGCCTCGGTGAACTCGGGCGTCTTGCCGAGCTCCTTGGCGATGTAGTTCGCGACGTCGACGTCCATGCCGGTGTACTTCGAACCCTCCTTGAGGCCCATGCCGGGCTGGTCGTACTTGATGCCGACCTTGATCGTGTCTGAGTCGGCGCCCGAGTCGGACGAGCCGCAGGCGGCGAGGGGGGCGATGAGCAGAGCGGCGGCGCTGAGGGCCACGGCGGTACGGCGAAGGGTCATGAGTCTGGCTTCCTTGTCAGGCTGTGATGAAGGGTCGTGCGCGATGATGCAGATCAGTGGGTGAGGATCTTGCCGAGGAAATCCTTGGCGCGCTCGCTCTGCGGGTTCGTGAAGAACTCCTCGGGCGTGGCCTGTTCGACGATTTGACCGTCGGCCATGAACACGACGCGGTCGGCGGCCCGGCGGGCGAAGCCCATCTCGTGAGTGACGACGATCATCGTCATGCCGGACTTCGCGAGCTCGGTCATGACGTCGAGGACTTCGTTGATCATTTCGGGGTCCAGGGCCGAGGTCGGCTCGTCGAAGAGCATGACCTTGGGGTCCATCGCCAGGGATCGAGCGATGGCCACACGCTGCTGCTGGCCGCCGGAGAGCTGAGCCGGGTACTTGTCGGCCTGGTGGCCGACGCCGACGCGCTCGAGGAGCTCGCGGGCACGCTTGTCGGCATCCGACTTCGACATCCCCCGGACTTTGATCGGGCCGAGGGTGACGTTCTCAAGGATCGTCTTGTGGGCGAAGAGGTTGAAGGACTGGAACACCATGCCGACGTCGGCGCGCAGCTTCGCGAGCGACTTGCCCTCCTGGGGCAGGGGCTGGCCGTCGATGGAGATGGACCCCGTCTCGTAGGTCTCCAGTCGGTTGATCGTGCGACACAGCGTCGACTTGCCCGAGCCGGAGGGGCCGATGAGGACGACGACCTCGCCCTCGTGGATGGTGAGGTCGATGTCCTGAAGGACGTGGAGGGCGCCGTAATGCTTGTTCACCTTGTCGAGGACGACGAGGCGGCGGCGGCCGGTAGCAGGACTGGTCATGCGGGGAGCGTACCGGCAGCACGCAGTAACGGCCTGTTATGACAGCAACGATATGCCGACACCAGGCCCGGCGCCCGGCGGCGGCAGCGTGGACGGACCGGCCTGCCTGCGCGGCCGGGCCCCTACGATGCGGCGGTGACGTCCATGACACCCGCGACCCGGATGGGTCTGTCGATCGGCGTCGCCACGGGCCTGTACGGACTGAGTTTCGGCGCACTCGGCGTGGCGGCGGGCCTCAGCATCGCCCAGACGTGCGCCCTGTCGCTGCTGATGTTCACCGGCGGATCCCAGTTCGCGCTCGTCGGGGTGATCTCCGGCGGTGGTACCTGGCCCTCGGCCATCACAGCGGCCTCCCTTCTCGGAGTAAGAAACGCCGTGTACGGGGTTCAGCTCAACGAGCTGTTGCGCCCGCGCGGCAGCGGACGGCTCCTCATGGCCCACCTGACGATCGACGAATCCACCGCGACCGCCGTCAGTCAGGACGAACCGGCCGATCAGCGTCGCGGGTTCTGGGTCGCGGGGCTCGCCGTGTTCGTCTTCTGGAACCTCGCGACGTTCATCGGGGCCCTGGCGGGTGAGTCCCTGGGCGATCCGAAGGCCTGGGGGCTCGACGGTGCTGCCGTCGCGGCGTTCCTCGGTCTGCTCTGGCCGCGGCTTCGTGGCCGCAGCGCCTTCGAGGTAGCTGCGCTCTGCGCTGGGGCCACGCTCGTCGCGACGCCGTTCGTCCCGCCGGGTATCCCGATCATTCTCGCGGGCGCGATCGCGGTGCTCGTCTCCTGGCTGCGGCATCGCCGGGACGTCGCCACTGCAAGGGTGACGGCGTGAGCACCTGGATCGGGATCGGGATCGCCTGTCTCGTCGCCTACGTCACCAAGCTGCTCGGCTACCTCGTGCCCGAGACCGTGCTCGACTCGCCGCCGATCCGCACCGGCTCAGCGGCCGCGACGGTGGGTCTGCTGACGGCGCTGGTCGTCGCCAATACGTTCGCCTCGGGACAACAGCTCGTCCTCGATGCCCGGATCCTCGCGCTGCTGGCCGCGGCCGTCGCGCTCACGCTGCGGATGCCGTTCATTGGGGTGGTCGTCGTCGGCGCCCTCGCCGCGGCGCTGGCACGGATGGCGGGCATGGCCTGACGCAGCGTGCGTGCGGTGGTGGTGGGGGCGGCCGGCATCCAGATGGTGGATTTGTGGCTGGGGGCCGTGCCTGCGTGCCGGCCCGTCGCGGCGCCCTCGTCATGTCCTTAGTTCGGCAGGCTCGGCGTGAGGCCATCTCGCCGAAGAACGCCGTCTCGGTCCACACCCGCAGTCGTGATCGACGCGCGGTCAGTGCGCCCGTGTTTCACCTCAACGGTCTGAGTGCTTCATTGGAGCTTGACCGTGCGCGGCAACGGTGGGCATCTGCGTCCGCGCGGGGCGCCTCACAGTGGCGCCTGGCCCCGCACGTGATCGAAGACGAGGCTGGTCTCGGCGTGGGCGACGTCGGGGCGACCCGTCAGATGGTCCAGGACGAAGTCACGCAACTCCGAGGTGGAACGGGCCGCGACGTGCACCAGGTAGTCGTTCGCCCCTGAGACGTGGAAGAGCTGCAGCACCCCCGGCAGCATGGGCAGCTCGGCGCGCAACCGTTCGAAGTCGCGGCGGCGCTGTCCGGAGAAGCGCACCGATACCAGCGCCTCTACCGGACGCCCGAGGGCCACGTGATCGACCACGGCGTGCACGCCGGTGACGACTCCGAGCGTCTGGAGTCGGCGGAGCCGCGCGGTGCACGTCGATTCGGCGATGCCGGCAGCTTTGGCCAAGGTGGCGTTCGTCGCCCGTCCGTCGCGGCGCAGCGTCTCGGCCAGGACGCGGTCGACCTCGTCCAAGGTGGGGCGCGGATCCTGCGGTGTGTGGCGCGTCACAGTGCCCTCGTCTGCATTAGCTTCGACCATGAAACCATCTTGCCGAATGTTCTGCCGACAGGCGCCATCTTCTCGGCAGGGCCTTCATACTTTCGTCACGTTCTGACTTCAGGAGGAACTTTGACGACTTCGCACGATTCCCACGCCGACCTTCGGTTCGACACCCATGCCGTGCACGCCGGACGTGCCGACATCGCGGCTACCGCGCACGTTCCCCCGATCGATCTGTCCACGACCTACCCGGTCACCGACCTCGAAGCCGGCGGGGCCGCCTATGAGGCGCTGGCCACCGGTGGTCGGCCGCCGGAGGGTGCCAGCCTGGTCTACCAGCGGCTGTGGAACCCCAACGTCGCCCGCTTCGAGGACGCACTCGCAGAGCTCGAAGGGTGCGATGAAGCCGTCGCGTTCGCCTCGGGCATGGCAGGCCTGTCGGCAGTGCTGCTCGCAGCGGTACACGCCGGGACCCCGCACATCGTGGCGGTGCGCCCGCTGTACGGCGGCAGCGACCACATTCTTGCCTCGGGACTGCTCGGCACCCGGGTCACCTGGGCTCGCCCCGATGCGATTGCCGAGGCCATCGAGGCCGACACCGGCCTGATCATCGTGGAGACCCCCGCGAACCC
Protein-coding regions in this window:
- a CDS encoding amino acid ABC transporter ATP-binding protein, translating into MTSPATGRRRLVVLDKVNKHYGALHVLQDIDLTIHEGEVVVLIGPSGSGKSTLCRTINRLETYETGSISIDGQPLPQEGKSLAKLRADVGMVFQSFNLFAHKTILENVTLGPIKVRGMSKSDADKRARELLERVGVGHQADKYPAQLSGGQQQRVAIARSLAMDPKVMLFDEPTSALDPEMINEVLDVMTELAKSGMTMIVVTHEMGFARRAADRVVFMADGQIVEQATPEEFFTNPQSERAKDFLGKILTH
- a CDS encoding AzlD domain-containing protein produces the protein MSTWIGIGIACLVAYVTKLLGYLVPETVLDSPPIRTGSAAATVGLLTALVVANTFASGQQLVLDARILALLAAAVALTLRMPFIGVVVVGALAAALARMAGMA
- a CDS encoding Lrp/AsnC family transcriptional regulator; the encoded protein is MVEANADEGTVTRHTPQDPRPTLDEVDRVLAETLRRDGRATNATLAKAAGIAESTCTARLRRLQTLGVVTGVHAVVDHVALGRPVEALVSVRFSGQRRRDFERLRAELPMLPGVLQLFHVSGANDYLVHVAARSTSELRDFVLDHLTGRPDVAHAETSLVFDHVRGQAPL
- a CDS encoding glutamate ABC transporter substrate-binding protein gives rise to the protein MTLRRTAVALSAAALLIAPLAACGSSDSGADSDTIKVGIKYDQPGMGLKEGSKYTGMDVDVANYIAKELGKTPEFTEAVSSQRETFLKTGKVDYIVGTYSITDARKKDIDFAGPYFVAGQDLLVKTDSPIDGPDAMSGKKMCSVKGSTSATKFKEKYPAVQIQEYDTYSKCVEAIISGSVDALTTDNTILAGYAAQPQYKGKLKVVGKPFSEEKYGVGIKKGDKEMCTKVTAALEKMISSGEWKKIIDANLGPAGFTPDAAVNPPKPEACA
- a CDS encoding AzlC family ABC transporter permease, producing the protein MTPATRMGLSIGVATGLYGLSFGALGVAAGLSIAQTCALSLLMFTGGSQFALVGVISGGGTWPSAITAASLLGVRNAVYGVQLNELLRPRGSGRLLMAHLTIDESTATAVSQDEPADQRRGFWVAGLAVFVFWNLATFIGALAGESLGDPKAWGLDGAAVAAFLGLLWPRLRGRSAFEVAALCAGATLVATPFVPPGIPIILAGAIAVLVSWLRHRRDVATARVTA